Sequence from the Sphingomonas suaedae genome:
CGTGTTCAACATGGTGCTGGGCCAGGGCGGCGTCGGCCAGGCGATCGTCGATCACCCGGGCATCGACGCGATCAGCTTCACCGGCTCGCAGGGCGTCGGCGCCAAGGTCGGCATGGGCGCGATGACGCGGCAGGCCCGCGTTCAGCTCGAGATGGGCGGCAAGAACCCGCTGGTCGTGCTCGCCGACGCCGATCTCGACAAGGCCGTGGCCATCGCGCTCGACGGCGGCTTCTTCCAGACCGGCCAGCGCTGCACCGCGTCGAGCCGGGTGATCGTCGAGGATGCGATCCATGACCGCTTCGTCGAAGCGCTCGCCGAGCGCGCGAAGGGGCTCAAGGTCGGCGCGGCGCTCGCCTCCGACACCCAGGTCGGCCCGGCATCGAGCGAGAGCCAGTTCGAGCAGAATCTCCGCTATGTCCGCCTCGCGGTCGAGGAAGGCGGCCGTCTCGCCAGCGGCGGCGCCGACCCGCTCAAGCTCGACACGCCCGGCTATTTCATGGCGCCGACGCTGATCGCGGACACCGATCCGGACATGACGATCAACCGCGAGGAAGTGTTCGGCCCCGTCGTCTCGACCGTCCGCGCGCGCGACTATGAGCACGCGCTGGAGATCGCCAACCAGGGCGAGTTCGGCCTGTCCTCCGGCATCGTCACCACCAGCCACAAATACGCGCGCGATTTTCGCAAGCGGATCCGCGCCGGCATGGTGATGGTCAATCTGCCGACCGCAGGCGTCGACTATCACGTGCCCTTCGGCGGCACGCGCAAATCCAGCTATGGCGCGCGCGAACAGGGGTTCGCGGCGGTCGAATTCTACACCACCGTCAAGACCGTCTATTCGGGGGATTGAGCTTGTTGCAGACGTCCACCGGATCGGCCGCGATGCGCGCCATCTATCCCAGCCTTCGCGACCGCCACGTCCTGATCACCGGCGGCGCTTCGGGGATCGGCGAGGGGCTGGTCGAGGCATTCGTTGCACAGGGCAGCCGGGTCAGCTTCGTCGATGTCCAGCGCGAGGCGGGCGAGGCACTCGCCACGCGGTTGACACCGGGAGCATCGCATTCTCCGCGCTTTGCCACGTGCGACCTCACCGACATCGCCGCGCTCCAGGCCTGCATCGGTGGACTGATCGCCGAACAGGGATCGGTCGATATCCTGCTCAACAATGCCGCGAGCGACGACCGGCACGCGATCGGCGATGTGACCCCGACCTATTGGGATGAGCGGATGGCGGTCAATCTGCGCCATCTGTTCTTCACCGCCCAGGCGGTGATCCCGGGCATGAAGGAAGCAGGCGGCGGCGTCATCATCAACTTCGGATCGATCAGCTGGCATCTCGGCCTGCCCGACCTGATCCTGTACCAGACCGCCAAGGCGGCGATCGAGGGGATGACGCGCAGCCTCGCGCGCGACCTGGGCGGCGACGGTATCCGCGTCTGCACCATCGTCCCCGGCAACGTCCAGACGCCCCGTCAGGAGCGCTGGTACACGCCCGAAGGCGAAGCGGAGATCGTCGCGGCCCAGGCCCTGAAAGGCCGCATTCAGCCCGCCGACATCGCCGCGATGGCGACGTTCCTCGCCTCCGACGACGCGCGCATGTGCACCGCGCACAATTATTGGGTGGATGCCGGATGGCGATGAAGGACATACCGGTAGCCGCGCGCCTCGGCGCGACGTTGGGCGAAGGCCCGGTCTGGGACGCGGAGCGCAGCTGCCTGTGGTTCGTCGATATCAAGGGGAAGAAACTCCACCGGTTCGATCCTGAGACCGGCGCGCTCGCCAGCACCGATGCGCCCGGCGAAATCGGCTGGGCACTCCCCGCCGACAATGGTCGCCTGTTGTGCGGGCTCCAGACCGGGCTGCACTGGTTCGATACCGGCACCCGCGCCTTCACCTTCTGGCGCGCGGTCGAGCCCGACCTTCCCGGCAACCGGCTCAACGACGCGTGCACTGACGCGCAGGGACGCGTCTGGTTCGGGTCGATGGACAATTCGGAAGCGGGTGCGACGGGCTGGTTCTATCGCCTGGATGCCGGGCAGATCGACCGGGTCGGGCCGGGGCCGGTGAGCATCACCAACGGCCCGGCAGTGTCACCCGGCGGCGATCGCATCTATTTCACCGACACGGTCGGTCGCCGCATCTGGCAGGCCGCGCTGCATGAGGATGGATCGCTGGGCGACGCGCGCCCCTATCTGACCTTTACCGGCGACGAAGGCTATCCGGACGGATCGATCACCGATGCGGAGGGAAATGTCTGGGTCGGGTTCTTTGCCGGGCATGGCGCGCGACGCTTCGACCCCGCCGGTCGCGAGATCGAGTTCGTTCGGCTGCCCGTCGCCAATGTCACCAAGCTGGCGTTCGGCGGCGAGGGACTGAAGACGCTGTATGCCACCACAGCCGCCAAGGGGCTGAGCGCCGAACAGCGCGCGGCACAGCCCCATGCGGGCGATTTGTTCGCGTTCGAGGCCGATACGCCCGGCCACGCGCTCGCCCCGGCGCACGTCGCGTGAGGGGCTTGGGCATGAGGGGCGTGGCTGCGCTGCTCGCCGCCGCGGCCTTCGTCCCCCTGCCCGCCGCCGCGCAGATCGCGTTCGCCCCCGCCATCGGCGATCAGGGCGTGCTCCAGCGCGACAAGCCGATCGTGATCGAGGGCGAGGCCGCTCCCGGCACGTCCCTGACCGTCACGCTGAGCGACACGATCGCCCAGGCAAAGGCCGACGAGAGCGGTCAATGGCGCGCCATCCTTCCAGCGATGAAGGCAGGCGGCCCCTATCGCCTGCGCGCCGCGACCGGCGGCGAAGCAGTCGAGGCAAATGGCGTGATGGTCGGCGATGTCTGGCTGTGTTCGGGCCAGTCGAACATGGAATTTCCGGTCCGCCGCGCGCTCGATTTCGACAATCAGATGAACAGCGCCGCCGATCCGATGCTGCGGCTGTTGACCGTGCCAAAGGCAACATCGACCCGGCCGCTGCGCAAGTTCGGCGAACCCGCCGCGTGGCAGGCCTCGACGCGCGAGACCGCGCCCGAATTTTCCGCCGCCTGCTGGTATATGGCGCGCGCCTTGCGCAAGGCTGCGCCCGATGTCGCGGTGGGGCTGATCGATGCAAGCTGGGGCGGCACCGCGATCCGCGCCTGGCTCGATCCGGTTGCGACACGCCGCATCTACGGCCCGGAAGATGCTGTGCTGCTCGAAACCTATGACCGCGACCCACTTGCCGCGAACACTGCATTTGCGCCGCGCTGGATCGACTGGTGGCGGACACAGGGCAGCGTCGAACCCTGGCGTACGCCCGATGCGGTCAAATGGTCGCCAGTCCCCGGCGTGGGACCATGGGACAGCCTTGGCGAGGCTCCGCTTCAAGGCTTTACCGGCTGGGTGTGGTTCCGCCGCAGCGTTACGCTGACGCCCGAACAGGCGCGCGGCGGCGCGACGCTGTCGCTGGGTATTATCGACGATGGCGATCAGGCGTTCGTCAACGGCAAGCCGGTGGGCAACAGCTTCGGCTGGTCCAACCCGCGCGATTACATCGTTCCGGGAAGCTACTGGAAGGCCGGGGCGAACGAGGTCGTCGTCGCGGTGTGGAACAGCTATGGCACCGGCGGCTTCATGGGCCCGGCCGAGCGGCTGAAGCTCACGCTATCCGACGGGTCGAGCATCCCGCTGGGCGACCAGTGGCACTACTGGATTTCGGCCGCAAAGGGCGCGCCGCCCCGTCCGCCATGGGATACGATCGCAGGCCTTGGCCTGATCGGCAATGCGATGGTCGCGCCGCTGGGCGGAATCGGGCTGAGGGGCGTCGCCTGGTATCAGGGCGAAAGCGATTCCGGCCAGACCGGCTATGATGTCCGGCTTCGCGGCCTGATCGACGGCTATCGCCGCCAGTTTTCCGATCCGGCGCTGCAGGTGCTGGTCGTCGGGCTGGCAGGCTATGGTGCCCCCGCCCCCATGCCGGTCGAGAGCGGCTGGGCGAAGTTGCGCGACGAGCAGCGCCGCGCTGTTGCGGCCACCCCGGGAACGGCGCTGGTGTCGGCCATCGACCTTGGATCGCGCACCGATATCCATCCGGGGGACAAGAACGAACTCGGCAAGCGGCTTGCCCGCGCGGCGTTGGGAAAGCCGGGGCCGCAGGCGGTGTCGGCGCGGCGTGACGGTAGCGATGTGGTCGTATCGTTCAACGGCGTGGAGGGCGCGCTGGCGGGGTGGAGTGGCGCCCCGATCGGGTTCGAACTGTGCGCGCAGAGCTGTCGCTTCGCGCGCGCCACCGCCGAAGGCACGACCGTTCGGGTGCTGGGCGACGGGCAGCCGGTGACGCGGATACGCTATGGCTGGGCCGACACGCCGGTGGTGAATCTGTACGACGCGGCGAACATGACGCCGACCTCGTTCGAACTGGCGGTGGAGTAGCGAAACAATCCTCCCCCGCCAGGGGGAGGATAGAGCAGACGTCAATGATTATGCCGCGGCAGCGTCTTCGACGTCTGGCGATAGTCCAGCGCGAATTCGAGCACCGCGCCCTCGCTCAGCTGCCCGGTCTTTTCGCGCGCCAGCTGTTCCCACGGCGTGTTGCTCGCCGGAACCTGCGGCACCCCGTCGCCCTGGCGCCGCTCGATCTCGCCAGCGTCGACCAGCATGTCGCAGCGGCGCGTGTTCAAGTCGATGCGGATCGTGTCGCCCGTGCGCAGCCAGGCGAGCCCGCCGCCCGCCGCGCTTTCGGGCGAGGCGTTGAGGATCGATGGGCTGTCCGATGTCCCCGACTGGCGCCCGTCGCCCAATGTCGGAAGCCAGTTCACGCCCGTACGGATCAATGCGTCGGGCGGCTGCATATTGACCACCTCCGCAGATCCGGGCCAGCCGAGCACGCCGGACGAGCGCATCACCAGGATGCAGTCGGCGTCGATGTTCAGCGCGGGATCGTTGATGCGGTGATGGTAATCGTCCGATCCGTCGAACACGATCGCGCGCGCCTCGAAGATATTCTCCGCGCCGGGCCGCGAGAGATAGCGGCGGCGGAATTCGGGCGAGATCACCGATGTCTTCATGATTGCGAAATCGAACAGATTGCCGCGCAGCACGAGGAACCCCGCATTCTCCTGAAGCGGCTCGGCAAAGGGCCGGATCACCTCACGGTCGTTGCTCTCCGCTCCCGCCAGATTGTCGGCGATGCTGCGCCCTGTGACCGTCAGGCAGCCGCCGTGGAGCTTCCCCGCCTCCAGCAATTCCCACATGGCTGCGGGCACCCCGCCCGCGCGGTGGAAGCGCTCGCCGAGATATTTGCCCGCCGGCTGCATGTTGACCAGCAGCGGCAAATGGTAGCCGTGATCGTACCAGACCTCCGGCTCCAGCTCGATCCCGGCATGGCGCGCCATCGCGACGATATGCGGCTGGGCGTTGGACGATCCGCCGCAGACGGTGACGGTTGCGATCGCATTGAGAAAAGCCTCGCGCGTCAGGATCCGCGACGGGCGCAGATCCTCGCGCACCATGTCCACGATCCGCTGCCCGGTGCGATAGGCGATCTGGCCGCGTTCGCGATAGGGCGCGGGGATCGCCGCGCAGCCGGTTAAAGACAGGCCCAAAGCCTCCGCCACCGCGTTCATCGTCGAGGCGGTGCCCATCGAATTGCAATGTCCGGCCGACGGCGCGCTGCTCGTCGCGCGGCGCAGGAATTCCGCCTCGTCGATCTCGCCCGCCGCCAGCGCGCGGCGGCTGCGCCAGATGACGGTCCCGGACCCGACCAGCTCGCCCTCATGCCAGCCATCGAGCATCGGCCCTCCGGAGAGGACGATGGCGGGGATGTCGACCGTGGTCGCCGCCATTACCTGACTGGGCGTGGTCTTGTCGCAGCCGGTCGTGAGCACCACGCCGTCGATCGGATAGCCGTTGAGCAGTTCGACCAGACCGAGATAGGCGAGGTTGCGGTCGAGCGCGGCGGTCGGACGGCGGCAATTCTCGAAAATCGGATGGACCGGGAATTCGATCGGGATGCCGCCCGCGTCGCGGATCCCGTCGCGCACCCGCTTCGCGAGGTCGAGATGGATGCGGTTGCACGGGGACAGGTCGCTGCCCGATTGGGCGATGCCGATGATCGGCTTGCCGGACTGAAGCTCCTCGGGCGTTACCCCATAATTCATGAACCGCTCCAGATAGAGCGCGGTCATGTCCCAGCGTTCGGGATTGTCGAACCAGTCGCGTGAGCGCAGGCGCACGCAGTTACCGTCAGTCATCAGGGCTCCGATTGCGCGCAACGCGGCTGACCAGCGTCGGCGCCGAATCGGAATCGCGACGGACCAGCGTATAGGGCAGGGTTTTCTGCTCGACCTCGAGCCGTTCGCCGGTGCGCTTGGCCTTGAGGATGCGCACCGTGGCCGACACCGCCCAGGCGGTCATCGCGCGGATCGGCTGGCGAATGGTGGTGAGTTCGGGCCAGATCGTGCTTGCCATCGCGGTATCGTCAAAGCCGCAGACGGTGATGTCATTGGGGACATCCAGATGCAGCCGGTGCGCGACCGCCACCGTCGCGGCGGCCATGTCGTCGTTCGACGCGAAGATCGCGGTCGGGCGCGGATCGACCGAGATCAGTTGCTCCGACGCCTGCATCCCGGAACGATAGGTGAAGCGCCCCTGCGCGATCAGCTCCTCGCGGATCGGTATTCCGGCGGCCTCCAGCGCGGCCTTATAGCCGTTGAGGCGGCGCCCGCTCGACACCTGTTCGGGGTTGCCGATGATGAAGCCGATACGCTTGTGGCCAAGGTCGATGATGTGGCGCGTCATGTCGTACGCGGCCTGGAAATCGTCGATCAGCACCGCAGCGTGCGATCCGCTCGCCTTGCCCGGTCCCACCGCAATCGCCACCGCCCCGGCATTGGTGACGAGATCGAGCACGCTCTGATCGTCGCACAAGGGCGGCGGAAGGATGAACCCCTTGATCCCGCCATCGATCAGGTGATGGACGAGCGACTTGGCTTCCGCGACATTTTCACAATTCTGGACGACCAGATGGACGTCAGCGCGGCTCGCCTCCTCCAGCGCGCCCATCAGGAATTCGCTGAGATAGGACGCGGAGGGGTTGTCGAACATCAGCGCGATGCGCAGCTGTTCGCCGCCGGCCAGGCTGCGCGCCGCGCGGTTGGGCGCGAAGTTGAGCTTGGCGATCGCCGCCAGCACCTGCTCCCGGGTCGTCTCGCGCACATTGCCTTCGCCGTTGATCACCCGGCTGACCGTCATGGGCGAACAGCGCGCCTCGGCCGCGACATCGGCGATGGTGGGAGCGCCGCCACGGCGGCGGGACGAACGGGGTTTGGCGGATGAGGCAGGAGGCATGGTCATCGCACATACGCCCCGTTTGCCTGCAGCGGCAAGCGTGCGATGTTAGCGCTACTCATCTCGAACTTCGGCCCCCTCATTGGCCCGGCGCCTCGGGAAAACGTTGCGCCTGATACCAGTTGAGCGGATGCGTCGGCGCGGCATGGCCGGGGGGCAGCGCGCGGCCGGATATCGCGGACCAATAGGCGAGGCTGGCGTCGCGCCACCATCGTGCCTCATGCGCTTGAATTTTCAGGAAATCCGCCACGGCGCGGTGGCGCTGTGCATCGATGTGCGGCGCCTGTTCGGCCCAGGTCACGCCCATGCGATCGACCGTCGCGACGCCGCGATCGTAGCGGCGCGGAAGCTCCTCCCACAAGGTTCGTCCGCTCGACATGCGATAGTCCCACGGGACATGGCGGAACCACAAGAGCAATTCCTCATCCGCGAGCAGCCGCTTCGCGACGTCAGGCGCATATTGGGCGAGCGCGTCGCTGCCGGTGCCGGTGCGGTCGAAGCCGATGCCGTCCCGGTCCGCGCGGTGGTAATAGACCGGGTTCCATTCGGGTCGGTCGAGGTCGGCGACCCAGGGCGCCGGGCCGTAATGATGGCCGGTCCCCATGACATGCGCGAGGCCCAGCGGGGTCATGTAATCGACCACCGCCTCACGGCTGCCGAGCATCATCGGCACCACCGCGCGGAGAAACGCAGGATCGCGGCTGAAGGTCAGCGCCGCCCATTCGCGCGCGATTTGATCGCTGGGCAAGCGGGGGTTCCAGGCGAGGCGACCGAAGGCGTACCAGTTCGCCTGGTCGAAATCCGATCCGGTCCAGTTGCGGTCGCTGCCGGTGTTGGCGACTCCGGCGATCGCGCTCACCTTCTCCGCCACCGTGCCGCCGCGCCCGGTATCGGCGTCGAGCACCTCCTCGAACAGCGGGGCGAGAAAGGCGAGGTGGGAGGCAAAGCCGAGATATTCCTTGGTGATCTGGAACTCGATCGCCAGCTGCGTCTTCGGCATCGCGCCGAACAGCGGGTGAAAGGGCTCGCGCGGCTGGAAGTCGATGGGTCCGTTCTTGACCTGTACGATCACATTGGATGCGAATTTTCCGTCGAGCGGCTGGAATTCGGTGAACGCCTGTTTCGCGCGGTCTTCCTTGTTCTCGGCGGCATAGACGAAGGCGCGCCAGATCACCACGCCGCGCGCGCCGATCGCAGCGGCCAGCATGTTCGCGCCATCGGCATGGCTGCGGCCATAATCCTGCGGGCCGGGCTGGCCCTCGGAGTTCGCCTTGACCAGAAAGCCGCCGAAATCGGGAATCGCGGCGTAGAGTTCGTCTGTCTTCGCCTTCCACCAGGCGCGCACCGCCGGGTCGAGCGGGTCGGCGGTGGTGAGCCCGCCAATGTCGCGCGGCGCGGAGAAGCGGGCCGACACATAGACTCGGATGCCCCAAGGCCGGAACCTATCCGCCAGCGCCTTTGCCTTGGCGATGTAGCGCGGCTCCAGCATCATCGCGCGCGCGTTGACATTGTTGATGACGACGCCGTTGATCCCGACCGACGCATTGGCGCGCGCATAATCGGTCATCCGCACATCGACCCGATCGGGCAGATGCCACCAGTCGAAGATCGAGCGACCGGCATAGCCGCGTTCGACATGCCCGTCGGGATCGTCCCAATGGTTGAGCATCCGCAGCGTGTAGGCAGGCGCTTCGTCGAGTTTGATGGACGCCAGCGGCTTGCCCTGCCCAAGTTCGCGCAGCAGCGCAAAGGCACCGTAGAGCAGCCCGATATCGCTGGCCGAGCTGATCTTTGCGCCATTGACCCGGAATGCGCCTTCACGCTGCGCTGGGGTCGCCAGTTTGCGCAGGGTGATTGCGGCGGTGGAAGCAAGGCGCAGCTCGGCAAGGCCGCGCTGCAATTCGTCGCGCGCCAGTCGGGCAGTCGGTGAATCGCTGCCGATCAGCGTGACGGTTGCGGACTTATGCTGCGCAGCATCGGCGAGCGGCGCATTGCGCAACCACAGGCGATAGCCGTCCTCCGCATGGGCAGCAGCTGCGCAGAAAAGCGACGTTGCAATCAACGACAGGGCGCAAAGTCGCGCGATCATCATCCTCACCCTTTCGCCGCGCGCGAAACCCATTGCTGGCCGGTCGCGGGTTGACAAGCTCCGTCCCGTCATATCATGTTAGCGCTAACAATAAAGTGTCGTTTTGACGACCCGAGGGGATGAAATGATGCGAAAGGCCTGGGTCGCCCTGTTGCTGGCGAGCGTATCCGTCACATCTCATGCGATTGCGGGTCATGCCGTTGCGGGGTCGCGGCTCTCAGCTTCGCAAGCGGACCCTACCGCCCGCCCCCCCGCCGACGCGCCGTATCGCAACGCGGCGCTGCCGCTGGAACAGCGCGTCGCCGACCTGCTGGCGCGGATGACGCTGGAGGAAAAGATCGCCCAGATCACATCGGTCTGGGACACCAAGGTCGAGATCCAGGATGCGCAGGACCGGTTCGATTCGGCGAAGGCGAAGGCGAAACATCCGCACGGCATCGGCCAGCTCGCCCGCCCGTCGGATCGCCAGGGGCCAGTCTCGCCCCGCGTCGCGCCACCGCGCAGCATCGCCGAGAGCATCGATTATGTGAATGCGGTGCAGAAATGGGCGGTCGAGGGCACGCGGCTCGGCATCCCAGTGCTGTTCCATGAAGAGGCGCTGCACGGGCTGGCCGCGCAGGATGCGACGAGTTTCCCCCAGGCGATCGGGCTTGCCTCGACCTGGGACCCCGATCTGGTCCGCGAGATCAACGCGATGGTCGCGCGCGAAGTGCGCACGCGGGGCGTGCATCTCGTCCTTTCGCCGGTGGTCGATGTCGCGCGCGACCCGCGCTGGGGGCGGATCGAAGAGACGTTCGGCGAGGACCCGCACCTCGTTTCCGAAATGGGCGTCGCCGCGGTGGAGGGGCTACAGGGCCCGAACCGTGCCCGCACGCTGGCACCGGGCAAGGTATTTGCGACGCTCAAACACATGACCGGCCATGGCCAGCCCGAAAGCGGCACCAATATCGGCCCCGCGCCGATCGCCGAACGCACGCTGCGCGAGATTTTCTTTCCCCCGTTCGAGGCGGTCGTCACCCGCACCGGGGTCGAGGCGCTGATGGCGAGCTATAACGAGATCGACGGCGTGCCGAGCCATGCGAACCAATGGCTGCTGGGCGACGTACTGCGCGGCGAATGGAAGTTTCCCGGCGCGGTGGTGAGCGACTATTATGCCATCGAGCAGATGGTCAGTATCCACAGGATCGCGCCGTCGAATGCCGCCGCCGCCCAGCTGGCGCTTGCCGCGGGCGTCGACAGCGAACTGCCCAATGCCACCGCCTATTCGACCCTGATCGACGCGGTGCGCAAGGGCGAGGTGAGCCAAGGGGCGATCGACACCGCGACTGCGCGGATGCTGAGCATCAAGTTCCGCGCCGGGCTGTTCGAAAATCCCTATGCACGGGTCGAGGATACCCGGATCAACCATGATGCTGCGGCGGTGGCGCTGGCGCGCAAGGCGGCGGAGAAGTCGCTCGTGCTGCTCAAGAATGAAGGCGGCGCACTGCCGCTTGCGCTCGACAGCCAGCAGACGATCGCGGTGATCGGTCCCAATGCGGATGTCGCGCGGCTGGGCGGCTATTACGGCATTCCGCCCGAGAAGATCACGCCGCTTCAGGGGATCCGCGCGCTGGTCGGCGACAAGGCGAAGATCGTCCATGCGCAGGGCGTGAAGATCACCGAGGATGACGATTGGTGGGCCGACGAGGTCAAGCGCGCCGACCCGGCCGAGAATCGCGAGCGCATCGCCCAGGCGGTCGAGACGGCACGCGCCGCGGACACCATCCTGTTGTTCATCGGCGACACCGAACAGACCAGCCGCGAAGCCTGGGCCGACGCGCATCTCGGCGACCGCGCCAGCCTCGATCTGGTCGGCGAGCAGATCGAACTGTTCGATGCCATGAAGGCGCTGGGCAAGAAGCTGGTCGTCGTCCTCGTCAACGGCCGCCCCCCCTCCTATCCCAGGATCGCCGAGCAGGCCGATGCGATCCTAGAAACCTGGTATGCCGGCGAGCAGCAGGGCCATGCGATTGCCGACGCGCTGTTCGGGCGGGTCAATCCGGGCGGCAAGCTGCCGGTGACGGTTGCGCGGCATGTCGGCCAGCTACCGATGACCTACAACGTCAAGCCGAGCGCACAGCGCGGCTATCTGTTCGACACCACCGCGCCGCTCTACCCGTTCGCCTTTGGGCTGAGCTACACCCGCTTTACTCTGTCGCCGCCGCGCCTTTCCGCGTCGTCGATCAAGGCGGGGGACAGCGTCGATGTGCTGGTCGATGTGACCAATAGCGGAGCACGTGAGGGCGATGAAGTGGTGCAGCTCTATCTGCGCGACAAGATCGCATCGGTCACCCGGCCGGTGAAGGAATTGAAGGCATTCCGCCGTATCACGCTGAAGCCCGGCGAGACGCGCACGGTGAAGCTCACACTCGGCGCCGATGCCTTCCGCATCTGGAATATCGATATGAAACGGGTGATCGAACCCGGGGAGTTCGACATCATGACCGGTGCCGATTCCGCAAACCTCCAGACCGTGACGCTCACGGTGGCCCCATGAATCGCCGCGCCGCTCTGCGCCTGCTGGGACAGGCTTCCGCCGCGACCGTCGCCATCGCCTTCGCCCCCGCTGCCCATGCCCTCGCAGCCCCGCTCTACAAGGATGCGCGCGCCCCGATCCCGGCGCGCGTCGCCGATCTGCTGGGACGGATGACGC
This genomic interval carries:
- a CDS encoding LacI family DNA-binding transcriptional regulator; the encoded protein is MTMPPASSAKPRSSRRRGGAPTIADVAAEARCSPMTVSRVINGEGNVRETTREQVLAAIAKLNFAPNRAARSLAGGEQLRIALMFDNPSASYLSEFLMGALEEASRADVHLVVQNCENVAEAKSLVHHLIDGGIKGFILPPPLCDDQSVLDLVTNAGAVAIAVGPGKASGSHAAVLIDDFQAAYDMTRHIIDLGHKRIGFIIGNPEQVSSGRRLNGYKAALEAAGIPIREELIAQGRFTYRSGMQASEQLISVDPRPTAIFASNDDMAAATVAVAHRLHLDVPNDITVCGFDDTAMASTIWPELTTIRQPIRAMTAWAVSATVRILKAKRTGERLEVEQKTLPYTLVRRDSDSAPTLVSRVARNRSPDD
- a CDS encoding IlvD/Edd family dehydratase is translated as MTDGNCVRLRSRDWFDNPERWDMTALYLERFMNYGVTPEELQSGKPIIGIAQSGSDLSPCNRIHLDLAKRVRDGIRDAGGIPIEFPVHPIFENCRRPTAALDRNLAYLGLVELLNGYPIDGVVLTTGCDKTTPSQVMAATTVDIPAIVLSGGPMLDGWHEGELVGSGTVIWRSRRALAAGEIDEAEFLRRATSSAPSAGHCNSMGTASTMNAVAEALGLSLTGCAAIPAPYRERGQIAYRTGQRIVDMVREDLRPSRILTREAFLNAIATVTVCGGSSNAQPHIVAMARHAGIELEPEVWYDHGYHLPLLVNMQPAGKYLGERFHRAGGVPAAMWELLEAGKLHGGCLTVTGRSIADNLAGAESNDREVIRPFAEPLQENAGFLVLRGNLFDFAIMKTSVISPEFRRRYLSRPGAENIFEARAIVFDGSDDYHHRINDPALNIDADCILVMRSSGVLGWPGSAEVVNMQPPDALIRTGVNWLPTLGDGRQSGTSDSPSILNASPESAAGGGLAWLRTGDTIRIDLNTRRCDMLVDAGEIERRQGDGVPQVPASNTPWEQLAREKTGQLSEGAVLEFALDYRQTSKTLPRHNH
- a CDS encoding SMP-30/gluconolactonase/LRE family protein, translating into MKDIPVAARLGATLGEGPVWDAERSCLWFVDIKGKKLHRFDPETGALASTDAPGEIGWALPADNGRLLCGLQTGLHWFDTGTRAFTFWRAVEPDLPGNRLNDACTDAQGRVWFGSMDNSEAGATGWFYRLDAGQIDRVGPGPVSITNGPAVSPGGDRIYFTDTVGRRIWQAALHEDGSLGDARPYLTFTGDEGYPDGSITDAEGNVWVGFFAGHGARRFDPAGREIEFVRLPVANVTKLAFGGEGLKTLYATTAAKGLSAEQRAAQPHAGDLFAFEADTPGHALAPAHVA
- a CDS encoding SDR family NAD(P)-dependent oxidoreductase, encoding MRAIYPSLRDRHVLITGGASGIGEGLVEAFVAQGSRVSFVDVQREAGEALATRLTPGASHSPRFATCDLTDIAALQACIGGLIAEQGSVDILLNNAASDDRHAIGDVTPTYWDERMAVNLRHLFFTAQAVIPGMKEAGGGVIINFGSISWHLGLPDLILYQTAKAAIEGMTRSLARDLGGDGIRVCTIVPGNVQTPRQERWYTPEGEAEIVAAQALKGRIQPADIAAMATFLASDDARMCTAHNYWVDAGWR
- a CDS encoding aldehyde dehydrogenase family protein, giving the protein MKLTHLINGERVAVDAPLESRNPSNTDEVVATFAAGDAATVDQAVQAARAAQPGWASASPEVRADLLDKVAATIMARAAELGELLAREEGKTRAEGMGEVMRAARIFRYFGGEALRRHGLTLESTRPGLDVATYREAVGVVGLITPWNFPIAIPAWKAAPALAFGNTVVIKPANVTPAVASALADIIQECGAPPGVFNMVLGQGGVGQAIVDHPGIDAISFTGSQGVGAKVGMGAMTRQARVQLEMGGKNPLVVLADADLDKAVAIALDGGFFQTGQRCTASSRVIVEDAIHDRFVEALAERAKGLKVGAALASDTQVGPASSESQFEQNLRYVRLAVEEGGRLASGGADPLKLDTPGYFMAPTLIADTDPDMTINREEVFGPVVSTVRARDYEHALEIANQGEFGLSSGIVTTSHKYARDFRKRIRAGMVMVNLPTAGVDYHVPFGGTRKSSYGAREQGFAAVEFYTTVKTVYSGD
- a CDS encoding alpha-glucuronidase, producing the protein MIARLCALSLIATSLFCAAAAHAEDGYRLWLRNAPLADAAQHKSATVTLIGSDSPTARLARDELQRGLAELRLASTAAITLRKLATPAQREGAFRVNGAKISSASDIGLLYGAFALLRELGQGKPLASIKLDEAPAYTLRMLNHWDDPDGHVERGYAGRSIFDWWHLPDRVDVRMTDYARANASVGINGVVINNVNARAMMLEPRYIAKAKALADRFRPWGIRVYVSARFSAPRDIGGLTTADPLDPAVRAWWKAKTDELYAAIPDFGGFLVKANSEGQPGPQDYGRSHADGANMLAAAIGARGVVIWRAFVYAAENKEDRAKQAFTEFQPLDGKFASNVIVQVKNGPIDFQPREPFHPLFGAMPKTQLAIEFQITKEYLGFASHLAFLAPLFEEVLDADTGRGGTVAEKVSAIAGVANTGSDRNWTGSDFDQANWYAFGRLAWNPRLPSDQIAREWAALTFSRDPAFLRAVVPMMLGSREAVVDYMTPLGLAHVMGTGHHYGPAPWVADLDRPEWNPVYYHRADRDGIGFDRTGTGSDALAQYAPDVAKRLLADEELLLWFRHVPWDYRMSSGRTLWEELPRRYDRGVATVDRMGVTWAEQAPHIDAQRHRAVADFLKIQAHEARWWRDASLAYWSAISGRALPPGHAAPTHPLNWYQAQRFPEAPGQ
- a CDS encoding sialate O-acetylesterase, giving the protein MRGVAALLAAAAFVPLPAAAQIAFAPAIGDQGVLQRDKPIVIEGEAAPGTSLTVTLSDTIAQAKADESGQWRAILPAMKAGGPYRLRAATGGEAVEANGVMVGDVWLCSGQSNMEFPVRRALDFDNQMNSAADPMLRLLTVPKATSTRPLRKFGEPAAWQASTRETAPEFSAACWYMARALRKAAPDVAVGLIDASWGGTAIRAWLDPVATRRIYGPEDAVLLETYDRDPLAANTAFAPRWIDWWRTQGSVEPWRTPDAVKWSPVPGVGPWDSLGEAPLQGFTGWVWFRRSVTLTPEQARGGATLSLGIIDDGDQAFVNGKPVGNSFGWSNPRDYIVPGSYWKAGANEVVVAVWNSYGTGGFMGPAERLKLTLSDGSSIPLGDQWHYWISAAKGAPPRPPWDTIAGLGLIGNAMVAPLGGIGLRGVAWYQGESDSGQTGYDVRLRGLIDGYRRQFSDPALQVLVVGLAGYGAPAPMPVESGWAKLRDEQRRAVAATPGTALVSAIDLGSRTDIHPGDKNELGKRLARAALGKPGPQAVSARRDGSDVVVSFNGVEGALAGWSGAPIGFELCAQSCRFARATAEGTTVRVLGDGQPVTRIRYGWADTPVVNLYDAANMTPTSFELAVE